The region GAGGCTAGATGGGCAGGGCATCCTTGGAAACTCTAAAGCACCAAGAAACTGGCATCCCGGCCCTGGGAGAGGCCTGCTAGATGGCCTTCTCTATCCATGTTCACTGGTCCCCCACAGACTGGTCCCATCTGGAAATTCTCAGGATCAGAGCTGTCTGGCACTACATAGGCCTTGGGTAGCAAGATAAGGGCAACTATCTCCTTTCAAGTCACATCCAAAAGTATTGTCCCAAGACCTTGCAATGGAGACATGGTGTTCACCTGGTCACAGCCTAGGAGGTGTGGACATGACATCAACACCTTTAGTAGTCTGGAGAACATCTGGTACCAGCCAAGCAAGTACTGGCCTGTATTTGGGGAGAGGACTAGAGCTTGGCAGCCTCTCCCCATGTCACCCTGTGCTGTCATCACCACATGTCCCCAGCCAGGTCTTCCTCTTCTCGGCTGCAGCTGGGGTTCAGCCACAAACTACTCAGCTCTACAGACCCAAAGAAGCCTGCTTGTGCAGCCATGTATCCTGACTGCCCCACTTCTGAGGTGAGGATCCTGTCTGTGGGCTGGCCGGGGCACTGAAGGAACTTGCAGGCAGCAATGTTGTCCAAACCATGAACTCCACTCAGCCCTGGACCTTACTCTGTGGTGTGTGACCTTCCAAAGCCCAGCAGAGTATATCAGAGCTATGTAAGCTCCCCTCAGAGTCAGCACCTCTTGCTGCCCTCCTAACCCTGAGGGCAGCTCTCAGCCCTTGGCCAAAGGCTGACCATCTCCTTTGCCTCTTCTCAGACAGGTTGGTGGCCCTTTTCCAGAGGGCTCAGGAGGCTGATGACGGCCCTATTGCCTGCTGTGACTGGCACAGTACACAGGCAGACAGGAGCTCGAGCTGCCCTGAAGAAGAGGCAAGAGGTGGGTTTCCCCTGTTGTTGTAAAGGCATTTGGTGAGTGTTTATTTCCTACCAAACAGCCAGGCCAATTTCAGCCCTACCCTCCCAGAGCAGCTTTGGTAAGAGGCCACATGGTTGTAATTTGGGCACTTCTCTCGCAGAATGCTGTGGTTGGGGCAAGGAGGGCCTTCCTCACCCTCTTCCATTCTCCAACTCCACAACAGATGCCTTTCTTCATGACGTAGCCAAAGTCAGCCAGGAGAGCGGGTCTGGGTCCCTTGAGGGAAGGTGTTGGTGCAGCTTCTACCAGCCAGGTCCGCTCTTAGTGAGGAAGGGCACCGGGCCAACCCCAATCTGAGAAATGGTAACAAAGACCAGCATGGACGCATTCCCTGGCAAAGGGACAGTTTGGCAACAAAATCACCTTGACTCAGGGGACCAACAGCATCTGTTTCCAAACTAAACTGCTGTATCTCAGGAATGGAAAGAGCCCTGCTGACTTCTTAACAGGCATGGAGATGGCTGGGAGGAGGTGAGagaaggggtgaggggtggggaagaaTCATAATTTGGGTCAACACATCTAGGCAAAAATATGTTCCATATGCCATCtccaataaagaaatttaaaagggaCCCTCTCGTATGGGTGATTAATGAGTGACTGAGCCTGACAAGATTAGTCTGTTGGAATGTCTTCCCAATGGCAAGCTCTCCCCCACCAGTATTTCCAACCTAGTTGAACGTGAAAACTGCATGGATTCAGGGGAAGGGAGGGTGCCATTCAATCCATAAAAGGCTGCAACTTCCATGCAAATCAGAGTCCTGCAGCTTGGTAGAGTAAGGTTAGGTCAGTCTTTCCTCTCAAGAAGCCTGGTCCTTTGAGGATGCTAAGGACTTGGCTAACAGGAAGATGAAAGCTCTTTAGAGAGCCCAGAACAGCAGCTGAGATGCCTTTGGTATTGTCTCAGTAGTGCAAGCCTGGGGCCTCTTTACAGAGTCCAAATGAGGAGGTGAGCAAGGCTTAAGGAACTTTTTGTGTTGGGGTAGGGGAGGGTAGGGAGCAATTTTCCCTTCTAAGAAGCTGGGCTGCTTCAAGCTCCACAAAGTCTGAAATCCCCTCTCCTGATGGCTGGGACAAAGGACCTCCTTTTCCTATCTTTctcctgtaccccacaaaaaccCCAACCCCTATAGCCAAGCCTAATTTAGGTTGCTTCCCTTTCCTAATCTCAGTTAAAAGACCGTGTTCCTTGTGATGAGATTATGAAAACTTCCTttagaggaaaaaagaacaaaaattcaaaagcatCTGCAACTCAGGCAGTCACAGGcttaaaagaggaagaaggaaaaaaaaaatcctatcattCCAGAGCTCAAGACTTTATGGCAGTGTCCATGATAGAACCTTGTTTTGTCTTCTGTTTACAAATGGACAAATTTAATCACTCTATTAAGAGGATTAGTGTTTTTGCCTTCACCCCTAGCTATGGCAGGCTAGGTTACAAGGCCCCCTTCTGGTTATGATGTGAAAGTCCACAGCAATAGGCAGTGAGACACATGCTACTTGATCCTCTCTAAGGACAGCTAGCTGGGACAAATAGCTTATAGTCATCTGACATAATGGTGGCTATGCCAAGGCCAAGAGGAATGGCAGTGGGGAGGATCTGTACCACAATTTCACATTGCTAAAAGCAaacaagcccccccccccccattcccaAGTGGAAGGCAGTGGTTCACCATccactgggggcagggggcaaAGGGGTGCTAAAGGTTCAGCCTGTGCCAAGGATACATGCTATATCTATATAATCACTAACTTGGCAACTGGAATAGGCACAAAATTACAGCATCCCAAACTCTGTGTGGGTCACAAGAAGAAACCCTGAAAGCAAAAACTGgagcacagcagcagcagcagcctccctgGGCAGATGTGCTTGAGCTGAACATGGCCATAGATGGCAGAAGAGGGAAGTGGGAAAACAAAGGTGAAAACTCATAGGAGTTTTCCTTGGCCAAAAGGATTTTTAAGTTAAAcagcaacccccaccccccacccctctgtTCAACCCCTGATCCCCATTCACATGCTCAGACCCCATGCCCCCACTCTGGAATTGATGATGACTACTTGGCTAGGTTTCCATTCACGACATTAGAGGAATAGCTGATGGGGACAGAGGCACCTTGCTTGGCCCTCTCCTTTGACAAGTCAAGGCTGGAAGCCCTGTAGTGAGTGGGCTGGGGGGGCTCAGGCTGGACTCTGGGTAGCTGAGGGATGCCATGGGTGATGCCCACAGGCTTGGCCTGGGGCACAGTGCTGTGGttaaagcctccagaactggaagagCAACTGGACTCACTGACAGGCAGCAACACATCTCTAGGCCTGGCCCTCATACTCTGGGAGGCCAGTGGCTGGAGATTATAGCAAGGGCCCATGGGCAGGGGTAGGTGTGAAGGCCGAGCATGCTGAGGCCCACATTCCCTGGGTGCCCTTCGCTCTGGCCCTGGCACTGACAGCGACATTGACATGGCCACAGGAGGTACACAAGAGGTTGCCTGCCCATATGGAGACTGGCTGGAAGATTCATCCAACTGGCTGGGGCTTATCCGGGAAGGGCCTGGCCCCACCAGAAGAGGACAGGGAGCCCAGGCAGGCCAGTCATAGGCCCCTGGGGGTTCAGTATAGAGGGACATGGGACTGTCTCGGCCccattctccttcctcctcttcatttTCTACATCTGAATCTTCCTGCTGGGCCTGAAGCTCATCAGACTCTGGGTAGCCCTGGGCCAGATGGGAATTGGAGAGCTCCAATTCCAGGGTCTCTGCAGTGTCGAGGGAGCGGCTCCTCCTGTTGAGACCCATGGTGGCAGGCGGAGGTCGAGGGTGCATGCCAGGCAATCCCAAGTATCGAGGAAGGCTGCTCACACCCCAGGATAGGCCTTGGTAGAATCGGCTGCGGTAGTTGTTGAAGGTATGTTTGTGGTAGTAGCCCAGCTCAAAAGCTTCCAAGGAGGCTGCAAGGTCTTCGTCATTGTGAAACTCAGAATTTTCTTCACACTTGTCTTCCCCATCCCGTTCCACATCAACGATGTCAAAGGTCACCATGGGGGGCAGCTCAGGGAGGTTTTGAGTGAAGGATGAGTCAGAGTCAGAGCTGCAGGACATGCTAGAGAAAAGGTTCCCATTGCTGGTGAACTCCACAAGGGCCTGTGAGAAACTCACAGTGGCACTTCCTTCCTTCTCAACCTCCTCTTCCTCTAGCTCCTCAGGGGGTGAGTAAGTAGGGTAGGCCCTCCTGGGAGATCCTCCAAAATTTGCTTCTTGCATGTCTGGCTCAAACATAGCATCACTCTGGAAAAGCTGCATCAGGCAAGTACTTTGATCTTTCTTGGAGCAAGTTCCCTCGAAACGCTTCTCCAGAGGACGGAAGTCCCTCCAGTCTGGCTCACTGCTCGCAGTGGTGGGGAAAGCTGAGGTAGTTCCTCGGTGGGAAGTCTGAGAGGCCCCTGATGCCCCTGCCACCAGGCCCATCACTGACGGGCCTAAGGGCCTCATCTGATACTCCAAGATAGGCTTCTCCTGCCAGACCTGGGCCTCTCGGGCCTGAGTCTCTTGGGTTCGGGACTCCCTGGCATAAGCCTGAGCATGGGCTTCTCCAGCATAGGCCTCCCTGCCATGAGCCTCTCGGATATAGGCCTCCCTGGTGTGGGCCTCCCTGGCATGAGCCTCCTGGGCACGTGCCTCCCGGGCCTCAAGTTGCTCCCGCCGAAGCTCCCAATACAACAACTGTTTCTGGATGGTCACTAGTCGTTCTTCCTCTGTCTCCATTGCCCCAGGTGGCCTGGAGGAAGAAAAGGGCTCCAAGCTCAAGAAGGGGTCAAACATCTCAGAGCTGCGACCATGGAGATCATAAAGGCAGTCATCTCCAGGTGGAGAGTTCTCGAGACTGTCATCTGGCTCATAGAACTCATATAGGGCATCTCCACTGTAGCTGTCTCGGGGTAGGCAATCCCTGTGGAAAAGCCCCAGGGCCTCACCTGAATCATCCTCAAATCCAGGTGTGGTGGAGTCACAATAACCTTCGTCACTATTGGGGGCAGACTCTTGCTGGTCACTCTGAGGAGTCAAAAGTTCACCAGGGGCTAGGCCAGCATAAGACTGAACTGAGTGAAGGAGCATGTAGCCATGGTGGTTTGGGGATGTGGTGGGATTGTACCCCAGGTTCAGATTGGGCCTTGGGTATATTTGGGCACTTGCCCACAGATATTCTAAGTCAtcatcttcttcctcctccttgacctcctcttcttcctcctctaattccacttcttcttcctcctcttcttcctcgtcatcatcatcatcaggtAAGGccatctcctccccacctccttggTAGGTCACCAGGCAGGAACTTCGCTTGGTCCCATCTCGGTTGGCCCTCTGGCCCCCAGAGGCCATGCTGTCTGTCATACTGTCCATGTCCTGTTCTGCAATAATATCACCACAACCTGTCAATGAGTCAAAGCTTTTCAGGGATGTGACATCCCCAAACAGAAGACTCAGCTGGTCCCCCACAGGACCACTGGAGGGATTTACCTCTCCTGTCACCACCTTCTCCCCTGTGTCTGGGCTGTGGGGGTCCTCAGGGCAACTGGCTTCAAGGGCAGGCTTGGGCTGCATGAGTGCTGAGACATAGGCCTCCATGGGTTTTTCTTGATCTTTACAGGCCATCTCAGTAGCGGGTGGAGAAGGTTCTGGTGCTGGAGAAACTTTTGACCCAGGGGCATCTTGGGGTTTGGCATTTTCCTCTCTAGGGGCTTGGAAGAGCTCCTCAGATTGAGGCAGAGGGGCTGAGTTCACATGCTCTTGAGGCCTGGCTCTAGCCCCCTCAGGCCTCTTAGCCTCTGGCTCACTTTTCTCAGCCCCAGCAACCTTGCTCTTTCGGTGACGGCGGATACTGCTTAAAAAGCCTTTTAGGCCTTTCTTTGGCTTGGGCACAGAGGAAACCTTCTCAGTCCCAGCTTTCTCTGTGGCTCCAGCCACAGACGTCTTATGTCTGGGGCCTGTCTCCAAGGTCCCATGGGCACTCTGGGAACTGGGAAATTGGCAGGGTGACTCAGGCAAAGGTAGGGGGAATCCAGTTCCTTTGCTGACAACGTCTGCAGGACCACGGGCTGCTTCACTCAGGCTATCGTAGGTCTTGCTCTTGCTGAGGCCCTTTTTGGAGCTGCCTTTCCCAGAACTTTTGCTTCGTCCCCCTCCAAAGAAACTAGGCAGAGTACAGATACCCTTCTTGCCACCAAAGAGTTTCATGGCAGTTTTCTTCAGCTTACCTGGGCCAGATGAGGGCTGCTCTGGTGTTGGTCTTTCTGTTGCCTCAGCTGCCTTGTTCTTGGCTCCTTCCTCAGCAACTTGGTCCTGGGTATTCCCAGAAGCTGCAGCTCCCTTGATTTGAGCAGCTTCATCCTTTTGGGTCTCCATGGTGATGGGGACAACTCAGGTACTTTCAGCTGGAAGTGCAGCCTTGGGCTTGCAGGCACTGTTATAATATCATCACTAAGGAAGCATCACAGTGGGGTCTGGAGAAGATGAGAGACAAAGACATACTGGTGAGCAAGCATCCACGCTGAGTTTGTTTTCACAGGTGTCTGTGGTCTCAGGCTTGAATGGAACCAGAGAAAAAGTAagggaaaaatgtgaagaaaacctTAATCCACTCCATATGCTTGGCCTGGTGGGTCAGCCCCCTCTGGGCCCCAAGGCAATGAAACTCTACACTGAGAAACAGGCAGCCATCACCTCCCCCCATCCCTAACCAAGTCCACTCCCTTCGGGCCACCCTAAGCTCAAGGGAGCACTGGGCAGGGTAAACTACAGATGTGTGAGAAGCCCCAGTGGTGCTATTAGCTGTGGGAGGGATTACTGATAATTGAAGAGGGGAGGGgtagggagaggcaggaaaggcAGGAGGGAGGTTGGCTGTAATGTCACCGAATTTTTGAAAAGCATCTGGCAAAACAGCCCATGAAGTCCTTACTGGGTTCTATTGGAACCTGGCCCTGATTTCACATTAGCCTGGGCTCTCACTGACATTTTGCCTGGGGCTGGGAATAAAAGAAGACCTGAAGTTTCACCAACTGCCTAAGGGCAGGATAATGCTCAGGCCTTCAGAACCTCAGAGTAGGAGCCTCACAGACCCACAGACTAGGGCTGCAATCCAGGGCTTGCTAAAACCATGTGGTGGCCTCAGGAAAGGTACTTTCTAGGCTGCATATCCTCCATCCAAGAGGCCTACTAATACCTCCCCTTCATAGAGGTTATGTGAGAGGTGGGTCTAGGTGAGACTTTCTATTGACTGTCCTGCTGGGAAGAGATTTTAAAGTGGCCCTTGACAACTGGAACCCCCAAGTTCCACTTTAGAACCACCAGGTGGAATGTTTCTCCTCTATTCTCTTCCCCTTGTTATTTTGTCCCCCATCTAGCTCTCTGTCTAGGAAGAGAATTCCTTCAAGGCACAACCCTACATGATTCATGTTCCTGTTCTGGGAGATAAGCTCTCAACagctatttaaataaataaacctggtGCAAGCCACACCCTTCTGGTCTAGGTTCCCAACATTCCAAACACCCAAATGCCAATAGACCAACacacctccccctctcccccaggtcTGGTGTATTCTAGTGACTGTGGATTGGTGACCAGCCTGCTAAAACCCAATAACCCCTCCCTAGAAAGTCCCACCAGTGTGTCCCCTCTCCGTAGGGTAGCCACCAACAGAAGGATCTAGGGTGAGAAAGGGGGTGCGAAGTGGAAGAGGTAAGGCAAGCACCACTATGGTCAGggagcagctggccagcacaCCAGTCCACTGATTGATTGTGATGGTAATAAGACACATTCAGCTGCAACAGAAGACTGTGGACCAGCACTGGGGGTGGAGAGAGACTAGCAGCTACTATCTATACTCTGACCTCATTAGAGGAACCCCTCCTGGAGTCCCTGCTCCTGTCTTGCAAACAATCTTGCCTAGTGCCTTGTTTGGCTTGACACTTGGATCATCAGTGTGATCCAAGCTTCTATCGAGAGCACTTTGCAGAACTGAATATTAAAATTAGAGCAAGATAATGGCTGGTtacccagaaaaggaaaaaaggcaaaagttttttaaaatcagcttatcTGATCCCTTCTCTGCAGAGATCTGCATTGCCATTTGCTTAGGTTGGGTGTTTTTCCATGTGACATATTTTAACATCACACTGTTGCAACTTAGCCCTGCAACTGATAGCTCCATAAGAGACAGCACCTCTGATACCCAAGCACACAAAATCGCCCAGAGGTCTCTGCCCTGGGATCTGATGGGAATGGGGGCCCTATCATCTATCTGAATCTCCCACTTTCCATAGCACAGATATTTTAACCTCTGCCCTGAAATTGCTGACAGGGTTGTCATtatgggttgggggtgggggagctgggGTGGCAGTAGTGGAGCTGTTTGTGAAACTGCATTCCCCTCTGTGGAATTCATGAAACATACCGCTCCTGAACATTCAGTAAGTGACAGGCACTCAGCAAAATCCTGCAGGACAGGCCCATAAGGGGGAACCCCTAAACCCTTGCTTTTAGGAAGCCTCTAGACTAACAAGGAGAGAGTCTGATATGTAACAGTCTGAAGGCTCAACATGATACAGGCCTGGAAGAATAGCTCATTATTTCTTAAGCTGGATGATAGGGTTTCTGTAGATTTCTCGGCCTCACTTCTCTGCCCATTGGCCCAAGCCCCAAATACACAGGAGCTTCTCCAGTCCTTTTAAAGACGTGGTCACCCAGGCACTGCCTCTCCCTAGAAACGGGCTTTCCTTGTGAGTCTTCTTGATTCCCCTGCTTTCTCTTGAGGTCCTCTCCCTGCTGAGGTCCTCTCCCTGCCCAGCTCGCCTCGAACAAGGGGCTTTGGGAGCCACCTTGTACCTGCCACTCCCCTTTCAAGCTCCCAAACCTGCTTAGAGAGGAATGTATCTAAGATGGATACTGCCTGAATAGGCTTCCACTATGTCAGTATTAGCTCAGCAAGGGTGAGATCAGAGACAGATGctaccccttcccccaccccctgttCAGATAAAGAACAAGAGAGGAGCTAATCCCAGGGAAACACATGTGACAGGGCAGCCGAGGAAAGCCTGCAGAGAAGCAGCCAGACCAGGCGAACAATGGAGACCCCTGACTTTCCTATGTATCCACTCCCTTCTACTCATCATACCCTGTGTGGGAggtcaaatgagaaaactgaggcttgagaGGTCTCAGGAGagtgtactttgaggaaaaagcCTAGAATTTGGGGCCAGAAGCTAAGGACTTCTGCGCAACCTTAGACAAATCTTTGCCCtattctggacctcagtttccccacctagaAATGTGAGATTAGACCAGGGGGTCCAGTTGCCCTAGGTTGCCCTGAGAGGCTGAGGGAGGGATGGTCCTGTGTCCAGTTTCCAGTGGCTGCTGAGTCAGGAGGCCTTGGTCTGGTTTGGGGGGTCCTAAGCCTTGTTGGGAGGCCTGGGTACTTAGCTGGTTAGACCAAGACCACCACTACAGGTCAGGGGTGCACTGTGGCCCAGCCATACTTCTTGCACCACCTCCCAACATTTTACTCTTTCAAAATGTACTAGGCCGGGCCTGTGAATATTTCCAATATGTCCAGAGAGGAGGGGGCCCAGAGTCTAGCCCAGCATTCTTTCCTATGAAAAGAGCTGAAGCTCCCAGCAGGGAGGGCTGAGCAGATGGGGAGGGAGAGCTATGGCATGCTGGCTAGGGACGGAAGGTTAGTATCTGCTTGGAAGCCCAGCAGGGGGGAAAGAAAAGCCTGTAGGAGATGAAAGCAATGAAAGCTTTAGGACAAGAAATACAGATCAAAGGATCTTTGCCCCTGAAGCACCAATATGCCTGTCTGTGACCTCACCAAGGTCCCTTGGGCCATTTTCTCCATTGTCTATATTTCCCCCTAATCCCAAAAGAGGAGGCTGGGGAGCAATGCTCCCTTAGCTGGCATCTCTGCACTGGTTCTGTTTTCCCTGCCTGCCTTGCTGGAGATACACTTACACGTGCACAGGTTTGAAAAATAAGACCAAACAGAGAAGATAAAAGACTCTGATTATTTAATTCAGAGAACAGAAGTTGGGGGTGGAGAGAGTATTTAATGCTTATGAAATCTCCCTCCAATGGATTGTGAGGCAGAAGAGCAATGATGGCCAGCTGCTCTCAACTctacccccaaacacacacacatatgcaaggTTTAACTATAGCAGGAGAGGTTCAGATTAGCTCTGAGAAAGAACTTCCCAGCAGTGAGATGGGTGACCTAAGAATGAGTGACACAGGAAGGCTATGAAATACTTCCTCTGGAGGCTTAAACTTTATCACATAGTTTATCTGCCTGGACAGTATTTGAGGCAGGGAAATTGATGGAATAACTTTGGGTGTCCCCTCTTCCAGCCTCAGGTACCCTGTCTGTTAGGTGGAAACTCCTTCTCCCTCTTTGGTTCTACAAGCCCATGATCTGTCAGGCTTGCCGCTATTTCTCTCATTCCCTTGTTCCCTTGGACCAGGAGAGCAGGGCTATTCCCTTCAAACACTTTCTGAGAATGGAAATGTAACAGTTCTTGAGGAATTTTCAACACTTCCAGTATACTGGGAGGGAATCACTGGACTGCCAACTTCTTGCAACTAcatcctctccttctgaaactttcAGCACCCGATAGATTGTAGACAACACCAAGAGATAAGAGACATGAAACGGGAGAGGGATTCCCCAGATGGGGCCCCCAAATTAACTCAGCCCCAGGAGGCAGCAGCCTATCTCTAAATAGCCCTGTGACCTTAAGCAAGCCATTGTTGTTTTCCAGGGTCCAAACTGGTTCTCCCTGAAGGCCTGTTTGGCTGAGGAAGGAGTTCAACAGAGGCCTAGAGAACACTAAGCCCCCACCACGTTGCTATTTAGAACCTAggttccccccaccccttccattCCTTGCCCCTGCAAGGCTGAGGGAGACTGACATAGTGAAACATCCCTCTGGAGATAGCCTGCCCCCAGCTCTATTTCCAGATCCTAAGGTCGTCTCTTACCTGCCTGACTTGCAGCATGCTTCCAATCGCTTTTTAAGACCCCCATTCTAAAACCCTTTCTAACACCCCCATTTTTATCACAGcatatttatacacacaaaaaaatacccaACCCCCCAATTCCCCATTCTTTGATGCCCCCTTCCCCTAAAAGGATCAGCTCTCCATTCCACAGCCTGGTGTTTGGGAATCCCCACCACTGAGCCCTAACCTCTGCTCCACCTCTGAGCCATACCATCTATCTCAACCAGAATAGACTCAGTCACCTTACTCACCCTGCCTGCTAGCCACCTTCCTTCCATCCTAATTTTGCTTACCCTTTGCCTACCAAACCCCTCTACTTTCTGGCAGCTTCCCAGGATGATCCCCTGTATATACAGATCTCTCATCTCTCAAGCACTTTGTTTCTAGACTCATGAATTAGCAACCAAAGGTATGCATAATCTAGGGTCTGAGCAGTTCATATCCTGAGCTTACTGTTGAGGGGATACTTCatgatttatgtttttcttatagtTGCAACCCATCTCCCTTCTGCATTCTCATGAGgcatactcagtaaatatctgagCCTCGAGTATCATTTCTCTAGTCACTTTCATATAGACCACGACAAGTACAAATTGGAAAGATAAAGGTCTTCTCCAAACCTGTACAAAGACAGCAAGTCCTTCTGAAGCAATCATTAATTGCTCTGCACTGCTAGGCTCTGAGAGGATTGTGGCTGAGGTCCAGGTTTCATTAACTCCTTGGAGAGGTTCCGAGAGAACCCAGACATCCATGATATCAGGGAGACaaagcagaggaagggaaatTAATTAGTCTGCCTCCTATTATAATTTAAGCCTGAAAATGCCCAGGAGATGCAAGCAGCCCTGGAGGAGTTCCGAGAAAGAAGAGGTCATCATGAGTGGCAAGAGGTAGACAGGAAAGGCACCGAGGAGAAGGTAGGCCCAGAATTGGGGCCTCAGAGGGAGGAGGATTTGGACAGGTATAGGCTGAGTGGGTTTGGGTGTGGGGAAGGGAATAATAATATAGAGCAGATACATTAGGTGGCTGTTGGCCTGAGGCAAGGCAGAGGGCGGGTCTATCGCTGGGGTGGAGATGCCCAGCTGCAAGTACCAGGTGACTGTAGTGTGATATCCGCAGTCCTGGCTGGTGTTGAAAAGATCCCCAGCTAGCCTTTCCCCAAGTGATTTACTGGGTCTCATTGCCCTCCCCTCAAAGATGCCCAAGCTTTGCCTCAGAGGTTGATCAAAGGTCCAAGAAGAGCTTGTCAAGCCCCTGGATCACTCCCTTTACCCTGTTCCTCTGGAAGGCCTAGAGAACCCATTGCCAGAGGCACACCGTGGTGCAGTGACTGTGCGCTTTGTGGGGCCCAATGAGGGGAGCCGCACTGGGGGAGGGGGCTCTGCTGGAAACCCCAGGGGTGGGGCGGGGAGTCCAACAACACAGTGCCCATGTCCACGCCGCTGACGCAGGCGGGCAGAGCCGCAGAGGGAGGTGTTTGTGCGTGGAACAAGGATCACCTTGACCCCGTGGCCTATGACAAAGCGAGCCTGGCCAAATAGAGGCCAGCTCTGCGGGGCCAGTCCAGCTGCTGCCAGGGCGCCTGGGCTGTAGAGCGCATGGCTGGCACAGACCCTCACCGCCCAGGGAGCCCAGGCAAAGTCTGGCATTCAGGGGGTCACCAGTGTCAGGGGTGTTTGCAGCAGACAATGACAGCAGCCCTGTGGCTGCTGCGAAGTTGAAGGATTTGGCTGCCTCCCTAgttctctcacacacatacagacGGTGCGTTCCCTAGTACAACGACCGCCTCCTTGGCTTCTGGTACGGAAATCCCTCCACAGCACCATGTCTATCGCTATTTTTAAACGGGACGCTGGAGATGAAAACGCGGCCAGTACCCTAGGGGAAGGGAGGTAAGGCGAGGGGGGAAGACAAAGCGGCCTTGCGGCTCTAACCCAAGGACCAGCAAGAGCCCCGCCGCCAGCTTGCTTGCTCACGGAGGCGGGAGCCAGATGCGCTTGAAGGCCCAGGAGGGGGCGCGGCTGGTTAGGGCTGCAAGGCCGAGGTTCCGAAGGGAAGTTGGCAGCCCACAGGCCTAACTGAGCTCCCCTGGGTATGGGGTAGAAAGTGTGGATATCCCAATTCACGCCCAAACCAGTCTCCATCTGGCCCAATCCGGGGCGCCGGCTTCGTCcgcagagaggagggagaggcagaagATGCGCAAGGGAGGAGCGGCAGCAGGGCCGCTGGAGTGAGCGGTACCCGCGTAACACAGCTGTTTCAGCAAATGTGCTACAACAAAGCTGCGGACCTCC is a window of Cynocephalus volans isolate mCynVol1 chromosome X, mCynVol1.pri, whole genome shotgun sequence DNA encoding:
- the AMER1 gene encoding APC membrane recruitment protein 1 translates to METQKDEAAQIKGAAASGNTQDQVAEEGAKNKAAEATERPTPEQPSSGPGKLKKTAMKLFGGKKGICTLPSFFGGGRSKSSGKGSSKKGLSKSKTYDSLSEAARGPADVVSKGTGFPLPLPESPCQFPSSQSAHGTLETGPRHKTSVAGATEKAGTEKVSSVPKPKKGLKGFLSSIRRHRKSKVAGAEKSEPEAKRPEGARARPQEHVNSAPLPQSEELFQAPREENAKPQDAPGSKVSPAPEPSPPATEMACKDQEKPMEAYVSALMQPKPALEASCPEDPHSPDTGEKVVTGEVNPSSGPVGDQLSLLFGDVTSLKSFDSLTGCGDIIAEQDMDSMTDSMASGGQRANRDGTKRSSCLVTYQGGGEEMALPDDDDDEEEEEEEEVELEEEEEEVKEEEEDDDLEYLWASAQIYPRPNLNLGYNPTTSPNHHGYMLLHSVQSYAGLAPGELLTPQSDQQESAPNSDEGYCDSTTPGFEDDSGEALGLFHRDCLPRDSYSGDALYEFYEPDDSLENSPPGDDCLYDLHGRSSEMFDPFLSLEPFSSSRPPGAMETEEERLVTIQKQLLYWELRREQLEAREARAQEAHAREAHTREAYIREAHGREAYAGEAHAQAYARESRTQETQAREAQVWQEKPILEYQMRPLGPSVMGLVAGASGASQTSHRGTTSAFPTTASSEPDWRDFRPLEKRFEGTCSKKDQSTCLMQLFQSDAMFEPDMQEANFGGSPRRAYPTYSPPEELEEEEVEKEGSATVSFSQALVEFTSNGNLFSSMSCSSDSDSSFTQNLPELPPMVTFDIVDVERDGEDKCEENSEFHNDEDLAASLEAFELGYYHKHTFNNYRSRFYQGLSWGVSSLPRYLGLPGMHPRPPPATMGLNRRSRSLDTAETLELELSNSHLAQGYPESDELQAQQEDSDVENEEEEGEWGRDSPMSLYTEPPGAYDWPAWAPCPLLVGPGPSRISPSQLDESSSQSPYGQATSCVPPVAMSMSLSVPGPERRAPRECGPQHARPSHLPLPMGPCYNLQPLASQSMRARPRDVLLPVSESSCSSSSGGFNHSTVPQAKPVGITHGIPQLPRVQPEPPQPTHYRASSLDLSKERAKQGASVPISYSSNVVNGNLAK